The Myroides phaeus DNA segment ACGTGAAGTTTAGCTCCATCATTTGCGTTTTTTCCACAAGCTACACATTTAAAATTATCTTTTTTAAATACTTTGTATCGCATTCCTAATGGAATATTTCGTTTAGTTTTGTTTTCAATTACTTTTAGCGGTAAATTTTCTATTTCGTCATCGTTACCTGTAAAAATGTAATCTAATTTATTATAAGTTGGCAATATTTCAAGTTGATAACCTTTATTGCCTTGAAAATGTCCTTTCAAAATTGAAACCACAATAAAATCATTCAAAAATTTTTCTAATGATGTGTTTACAAGTTGCTTTTTGGTTGGGTCAAATATTCCTAAAATAATATCGTTATTGTCTGTTACGTCAAATCCAAGTTTTTTAAGTTGTTCGCAAAATACGATTTGTTTTTGTCTTCTATGAGCTTGAGCTAATTTTTCACTACCTTTATATTGTTCGGAAAATTTTATTTTTTGAGTTAGATAAATTACGTTATCACTTTCTTTTTCTGTTGTTAAGTTTACAGAGAAAGTCATTCCTTCTTTTCCATTAATTTTCGTGTAGCAAAATAAGCGATAAAAATTACTCGTGTTTTCGTAAAGTTGTAATGAAACTTGTAAATTCCCATCTAAAATAGGAAAAGTGTATTCGTGTTCGTTTTGTAAGCTTTCAAATCCATCTTGATTATATTGTATTTTATCTTTTACACCTTTTGTTCCTTTTAGAATAAATTTTCCAATAGTAATTTCGTTCGGAAGTTTTGTTTTTCTTAAAATTTCGGCAAATATTTCAGCGTCTTTATGTCTGTCGTTTTTCGTCATTTTTCTTTTTTACGTTCTGTTCAAATACACTATCAGCTAACGTTTCGCAGCTACAAGAAGTTGTGTACTTCATTCACTGTCAATTACAAATATAGACAAAACTTTGATTCAACAATTACAAATTCTTACAAATCCCAAGCCTAGCAATTTCTTGTAACTGCTGTTACCTATAGTTCTAATTATCAAATAAACCAGTCACACCTTTATATCCTAAATAACCAAAAAGTAAAATCCAAGTTATTGATACTATTGGCCAAAACTCAATTTCCTTTTCTCCATTTGAAACTTTTACCCAATATTCTAACCATTTGAAAATGCCAAATATTGATGCTCCAATAAACGTCAAACCAAAATATAGACCGCAACCAAATTGAGCTCCTTTTTTTGAATTATCATATACCTTATACATTGTGTCTAAAACAGATGATTTGAAATTTTTAAAATCTGTTTTAGAATATTGTTCAGCTTTTCTTTCTGCTTCTTTTTTATGTTTTTGGTAAGTTGTATATTTTTCTGAATGAGGTGATTCCGAAAAATCTGATTTATTTAAGTTATCATAATTTTTACGTTTTGTTTCGTCAGATAATATTTCATATGCCTCTGAAATTTCAATAAATTTTTCATGACTATTAGATAACGTAGAAACATCTGGATGATACTTAAATGCAAGCTTTTTATATGCTTTCTTAATTTCATCAATGGAAGCTGTTTTGCTTACTCCTATAATTTTATAATAATCTTTCATTTATCTTCTGAAATTAATCTTTCCACTTCATTAATATTTTCTGAAAAGAAAAAACCAGCTCTAATTTTATCTTTTGCTATTATTACGGAAACATCTACATCAAATTTTTTAAATGGTTCAATTGCTTTATCAGCATCAAGAGTTGCAATATAAATTTCTTTAAATTTCTTTTTTGCGTCATCGTCAGAAGGATAAATCACTAACTCATCAATAGTTTTTCCTTTGACTTTTTTGCCAATCAAATAAGATTTCTCTTCAATTAATTTTAGTGCTTTGTTATATTCCATATTTTGTTAAAAGAATTATAGGTAACGTGCCGCGTATTGGCGATGGGCGGGATTTTTAGCACTGAACTTTAATCGAAGAACAGAAGTTGAATTTTGCACTTCCGTTGATACGAAGCCGTTCAGCCCGCCTATTGCCAATACGATGTTGTACGACGTAGTTATGTTTTGGGTTTTAGTCCAGCTAAATATTTTCGTATGTCATTTTCTAATTTATCCGGGTATTTGTACTCTAATTTTTTTGACAATTCAGTTCCTATTTCTGAAACTAAATCAGTCATTGAAAATAGAGCAGTCCAATTTTCCTTTATATCGCTCCCTGAAAATGTTTGTTCTGTTTTAGCCCACATTTCCTGGTTAAGATACTTTTTGAAAAGCCGTCCATATTTATTGGTCGTTATGTTCCAATTGTGTTCACTTGCAATGTGCCATTCAATTAAAGGAATTAAATATTCTGTGCGAATAACGGTTTCCGACATAAATTTCGCATAGAATATTTCATCTCTCACAAGACACTTTGCCACGTAAGTTGTGTCCCACCAAAAATCGTTTATTAGATTTTGAAACTCTTTTTCAGACGGTTTTTTGATAATGGAAATTTGATAAGTTGGTTTCAGCATTTGCTTTGTAATACCATCTTTATCAATTAAAATTTTATAACCAATATCCCAATCTTCTGGTAATTCTTTCTCTTGCGTTTCCTTTATAAATTTTGATTTGCTGTAAAGTTTAAAATCTACTTTCACACCGTCTTCATAAAGTAGCATTTTCATTGCGTGTTTATGGTTAAAACAACTTTCGTCTTCTTCAATCATAGCAATTGGATTTCCGAATTTAAGCGTCCAGCTTTTGTCTGAAATGTAATTTGTATTATCCTCAAAAACAAATTCAATGTCTAAATCACTAAATTCGTCAACAAGTGCTAAAGGATTTACAAGTGAACTTGTCAGAAGAAGAACTCTTACATCTTCGTTTTTCTCCGACCATTCTATAATTGTTCTTAACTTTTCTTCTCTGACTTTCATTTTGTTTGGTTCGGTTTTACTATGTCGTACAACGGGAAACGCATTGGCGAAGTGGCGGATAAATTGGACAAAAAGTTCAATTTAGCGAGAACGTAGCCGATGTGTTTCCACAGAGCTAACTTACAAATAAAAAGCGAATGTGGAACACATTCGGCGGAATAAAATGCAGAAACTTTCAATTTAGCACTTAACCTGCCATTTTGCCAATGCGATGTTATGTGAAGGAATTTTTAGTATCTTTGTATTCAAATAATTCACATTTTATGTATTTCAGCAAGCCTTGGTAATTAAAAATTAAAGTAAATTATTAAATCGTCTTTTTGAGACGGTTGCTATTTGGTACGTTAATTTTTAATTTAAAATAAGGTAATAATGAAAAATATAAAACCCTTAACTTTTCCGTTTAATTCGGAAAATAATACATCCATAAAACAAAGTCTTTTTCGATTTCGAGAATATTTTGATTCTTCTACAATTGTTGGTTTAGGCGAAAACGCACATTTCATAAAAGAGTTTTTTACATTCAGGCATCAAGTTATTGAGTTTTTAGTAACTGAATGTGATTTTGACACCTTGGCATTTGAGTTTGGTTTTTCTGAAGGATTAGAAGTTGATAAGTGGATAAAATCACAAATTCCATTCGACGATTTGGATAAGTTACTGTCACACTTTTATTATCCAAATGAGTTTAAAGATACTTTGCTATGGCTTCGTCGGTATAATCAAGACAATAATAATCAAATTACCTTTTTAGGTGTGGATATTCCTAAAAATGGAGGTTCTTATTTTCCAAACTTTCGTATTGTATCTGATTATTTGCAAAGACTTTCAATCGTTTCTTCTGATGTCTTACAGAAGATTTTAAATCTTGCTGAGAAATTTGATTTCTATTCGACTTCTCAGCTTGCGTTAAATTTATCGCTTTTTGATGAAGCTGAACATAATGAATTAAAAGCATTGCTATTAAAAGTTTACATTCGTTTGATTACTCTTCAACCAAAATTAGAAAGTTTAGAATTTCAATCGATAGTTCATCAAGTTAAAGGCTTGAT contains these protein-coding regions:
- a CDS encoding HNH endonuclease, producing MTKNDRHKDAEIFAEILRKTKLPNEITIGKFILKGTKGVKDKIQYNQDGFESLQNEHEYTFPILDGNLQVSLQLYENTSNFYRLFCYTKINGKEGMTFSVNLTTEKESDNVIYLTQKIKFSEQYKGSEKLAQAHRRQKQIVFCEQLKKLGFDVTDNNDIILGIFDPTKKQLVNTSLEKFLNDFIVVSILKGHFQGNKGYQLEILPTYNKLDYIFTGNDDEIENLPLKVIENKTKRNIPLGMRYKVFKKDNFKCVACGKNANDGAKLHVDHKIPFSLGGLTELNNLQTLCSECNLSKSNKHID
- a CDS encoding aminoglycoside 6-adenylyltransferase AadS; amino-acid sequence: MKVREEKLRTIIEWSEKNEDVRVLLLTSSLVNPLALVDEFSDLDIEFVFEDNTNYISDKSWTLKFGNPIAMIEEDESCFNHKHAMKMLLYEDGVKVDFKLYSKSKFIKETQEKELPEDWDIGYKILIDKDGITKQMLKPTYQISIIKKPSEKEFQNLINDFWWDTTYVAKCLVRDEIFYAKFMSETVIRTEYLIPLIEWHIASEHNWNITTNKYGRLFKKYLNQEMWAKTEQTFSGSDIKENWTALFSMTDLVSEIGTELSKKLEYKYPDKLENDIRKYLAGLKPKT
- the ere(D) gene encoding EreD family erythromycin esterase; this encodes MKNIKPLTFPFNSENNTSIKQSLFRFREYFDSSTIVGLGENAHFIKEFFTFRHQVIEFLVTECDFDTLAFEFGFSEGLEVDKWIKSQIPFDDLDKLLSHFYYPNEFKDTLLWLRRYNQDNNNQITFLGVDIPKNGGSYFPNFRIVSDYLQRLSIVSSDVLQKILNLAEKFDFYSTSQLALNLSLFDEAEHNELKALLLKVYIRLITLQPKLESLEFQSIVHQVKGLIYMNYNADAMESFITERGIEGDMGAKDQYMAESIDWFLKNSLGKKIILVAHNAHIQKTPVDFDGFISCYPMGQRLSMTFGEKYKAFAITNLRGETAALYPDNDYQFGFRVDKFPLDFPESDSVEFIMQEFGGKECCLLMNRSTELKNCNKIRFDSMCLKTEIEEAFDGIFLIEKSTVSEVVD